Proteins encoded in a region of the Coffea eugenioides isolate CCC68of chromosome 4, Ceug_1.0, whole genome shotgun sequence genome:
- the LOC113769429 gene encoding premnaspirodiene oxygenase-like → MEKRVVSGYTIPDKTQIIVNAWAIGRDPEYWDDAENFKPERFDHKSIDYFGSQHGYFPFGLGRRMCPGITFGLANMELPLAHLLYHFDWKLPDGMEPADLDMEEPEGLTVQRKNNLFLIATPFGPSSDR, encoded by the coding sequence ATGGAAAAGCGAGTGGTCAGTGGATATACAATACCCGACAAAACCCAAATAATAGTTAATGCTTGGGCAATTGGGAGAGACCCTGAATACTGGGATGATGCTGAGAACTTTAAACCAGAGCGGTTCGATCATAAATCAATTGATTACTTTGGATCTCAACATGGATATTTCCCATTCGGGTTAGGAAGGAGAATGTGCCCCGGGATAACATTTGGTCTAGCCAATATGGAGCTTCCATTAGCCCATTTGCtttaccattttgactggaaGTTACCTGATGGAATGGAGCCGGCTGATCTAGACATGGAAGAACCCGAGGGATTAACCGTTCAAAggaaaaataatttattcttgATTGCAACACCATTTGGTCCTTCCAGTGACCGATGA
- the LOC113769428 gene encoding cytochrome P450 71D8-like has protein sequence MDDILDEVIKQHQANRENGKVGNAESEDEDIIDVLLRLQESGNLQVPITTRNIKALLLDIFNAGTDNSSVTVQWAMSELMRQPNLMAKAQDEVDKSVREKGQSRRPIWKS, from the exons ATGGATGATATTCTGGACGAGGTCATCAAACAGCATCAAGCCAACCGCGAAAATGGGAAAGTGGGGAATGCTGAGTCGGAAGATGAAGATATTATTGATGTTCTGCTTCGACTGCAGGAAAGTGGCAACCTCCAAGTTCCAATCACAACTAGAAACATCAAAGCTCTCCTTCTA GATATTTTCAATGCCGGAACTGATAATTCATCAGTAACAGTCCAATGGGCCATGTCAGAATTGATGAGGCAACCAAACCTAATGGCAAAGGCACAAGACGAAGTAGACAAATCTGTGAGGGAAAAAGGACAATCGAGGAGGCCGATATGGAAAAGTTGA